Part of the Synergistaceae bacterium genome is shown below.
GCCTGAACCTGTGTTAAAGCGCTTGTGCAAGTCTTCAAAATTGTATGTCATTTATTTTTTCTCCTCGTGTAAAAATGGTCGGAATAAGCTGCAAAACGTGAGTCTAACAAGATTTAACGCTCTCAGCCAATATGTAAATTTGCATGATTTAATCAATCCGCATATAGCTTGACTTAAAAATGGCGATATTTCGTGCTTATATTTCGAGATAGTTTACGCGCTTCAAAGTATAAGCCAGTGCAAAATGTGCGGTTTTCCATGCAGTTTTTGCTAAGTCGGGTCTATTAATGCTCATGTAATAATTATAACGGTCGAAGGCTATAAATTTTCTGTCGTGGAACTCTCGAATGTCAAATTTTGTGCGCTTTAATGTGCCTGTGAGTCCATTGCTATTTTTCCGGTAAACGTATAAAACTTGATTCAGCAAAACTATTTTATTGCAAGCACCTATTATTCTATGTATAGTAGCTGTGTCTTCGTGCCTGTAAATTTGTGTTGGAAATCGAAGCCCGTTAAATATTTCAGATTTATATAATTTTGTCCATAAAACGCCGTACTCTGCTGCAAACGGTGAAGTAATGAACGACGATAAAGCCTCATTGCGCGATACAACTTTAATTGACTCTTTCATTTTATTTTTGCGTGGAATGGGGTTATCGTTTTCATCAACGCGCGAATAACTGCATATGCTCAAATCTGCGTCATTCTCGATTAGGGCATTATATAAATTTTCGTACATTTCCGGCAAAATATAATCATCACTGTCAATGAAGCCCACAAGAGTCCCCGTCATGATGTTGAGTCCTGCATTTCTTGCTCTTGTTTCTCTGCCGTTTTCTTTGTGAATAACTTTGATTCGCGAGTCTTTATTTGCCCATTCGTCGCACATTGCCGGACAGTTATCTGGGGAGCCGTCATCAACTAAAATTATTTCGAGATTCGTATAAGTCTGCTTCACTATGCTGTCAATGCACTTGTTTAAATATTTCTCGACATTATAAACTGGTACAATAACGGAAATTAGCGGCTGCATTTATGAGTTCTCCTGCTTGATGTACGGCCGAAATAAGCTGCGCAACCAATAAAGCGAAAGTTTGCCGACTCTCAGCCAGTATGAAAATTTTCCGGTCTTGATTAATCTATAAATTGTCTCGCGCATAAAGGGTGATAATTCTTTCCTGAACTGCCAATAATTTAAGCGTTCCATTAGTCCCAATGCATGAGTATAATTATCGCACTTTGTAACAAGTCCTGCTAAATCGGGTCTGTTAATGCCCATGAAATAATTATAACGTTCATTAAATGCAAATAATGTGTATTGAAATTTATGTTTATCGAAAATATTTTGCGCAGATCGTCCAACTATGCTGTCATCGCGTTTAAGATAGAAGTAAAAAATTTCGTTGCTCAAAATTATTTTATTGCAGACTCCGTAAGTTTTATGAGCTGTTGCGTAGTCCTCGTAAAGCACTCCTTCAGGAAAACGTATAGAGTCAAAAATTTCACTCTTATATAATTTCGTAGGAGCTATAACAGTTAATCTATTGCAAACAAGCATTCTTAAAGCCTCTTCGCGCGACAATAATTTTATCGTGATTGGACGGCCTTTAATGTCCGGTTCGGGCTTATCCTCGAAAACGTCAATACCTGCACAAATGCTCATATCCGCGTCATATTCCTGCATTAAATTATATAATCTCTCGTGCATTTCCGGCCCGACGTAATCATCACTGTCAATGAAGCTGACTAGACTCCCCGTCATGATGTCGAGTCCTGCATTTCTTGCGCTTGAGAGTCCGCCGTTTTTCTTGTGAATGACTTTAACTCGCGAGTCTTTCTTTGCCCATTCGTCGCACATTGCCGGACAGTTATCTGGGGAGCCGTCATCAACTAAAATTATTTCCTGATTCTTGTATGTCTGATTAACAATGCTTTCGACACACTTATTTAAATATTTCTCGACTTTATAAACA
Proteins encoded:
- a CDS encoding glycosyltransferase, whose translation is MQPLISVIVPVYNVEKYLNKCIDSIVKQTYTNLEIILVDDGSPDNCPAMCDEWANKDSRIKVIHKENGRETRARNAGLNIMTGTLVGFIDSDDYILPEMYENLYNALIENDADLSICSYSRVDENDNPIPRKNKMKESIKVVSRNEALSSFITSPFAAEYGVLWTKLYKSEIFNGLRFPTQIYRHEDTATIHRIIGACNKIVLLNQVLYVYRKNSNGLTGTLKRTKFDIREFHDRKFIAFDRYNYYMSINRPDLAKTAWKTAHFALAYTLKRVNYLEI
- a CDS encoding glycosyltransferase family 2 protein: MTQPLISVIVPVYKVEKYLNKCVESIVNQTYKNQEIILVDDGSPDNCPAMCDEWAKKDSRVKVIHKKNGGLSSARNAGLDIMTGSLVSFIDSDDYVGPEMHERLYNLMQEYDADMSICAGIDVFEDKPEPDIKGRPITIKLLSREEALRMLVCNRLTVIAPTKLYKSEIFDSIRFPEGVLYEDYATAHKTYGVCNKIILSNEIFYFYLKRDDSIVGRSAQNIFDKHKFQYTLFAFNERYNYFMGINRPDLAGLVTKCDNYTHALGLMERLNYWQFRKELSPFMRETIYRLIKTGKFSYWLRVGKLSLYWLRSLFRPYIKQENS